One Streptococcus sp. zg-86 DNA window includes the following coding sequences:
- a CDS encoding DUF1033 family protein, producing the protein MYRVIRMYGDFEPWWFLDGWEENIISTKEYDNYAEALQDYQRQWVCLSEQFPMRESRDSLMTAFWDPKDQYWCDECDESLQNYHSLILLEAKENLPTGLQRKDRGKRPRLCQMRSNKV; encoded by the coding sequence ATGTATCGAGTAATTAGAATGTATGGGGATTTTGAACCCTGGTGGTTCTTAGATGGTTGGGAAGAAAATATTATCAGTACGAAGGAATACGATAACTATGCAGAAGCCTTGCAAGATTATCAACGCCAATGGGTTTGCTTGTCTGAACAATTTCCAATGAGGGAAAGTCGCGATAGTTTAATGACTGCTTTTTGGGATCCCAAGGACCAGTATTGGTGTGATGAGTGCGATGAGTCGTTGCAGAATTATCATTCCTTGATTCTCTTAGAAGCAAAGGAAAATTTACCAACAGGTTTACAGAGGAAAGATAGAGGAAAAAGACCGCGTTTGTGTCAGATGAGAAGTAATAAAGTATAA
- the comGA gene encoding competence type IV pilus ATPase ComGA — translation MVQELAQEMIQKAVNNQVSDLYLLPRRNSYQLYERIADMRQWIGEMEETTCLALMSHFKFMAGMNVGEKRRTQQGACDYDYENGRVSLRLSTVGDYRGKESMVIRFLYDKERKQQFWFDALNRVRKNIKGRGLYLFSGPVGSGKTTLMYHLARLTFHDQQIVTIEDPVEIKQEDMLQLQLNEAIGATYDNLIKLSLRHRPDLLIIGEIRDTETARAVIRASLTGVTIFSTVHSKSIPGVYQRMIELGVSSDELRQALQGIFYQRLIGGGGIVDVATKDYQMHSAEEWNRQIEALFESGYISLRQAEAEKIVLDTTA, via the coding sequence ATGGTTCAAGAATTAGCACAAGAAATGATTCAGAAAGCTGTTAACAATCAAGTTAGCGATCTTTATCTGCTTCCTAGGAGGAATAGCTACCAACTCTACGAGCGAATAGCCGATATGCGGCAATGGATAGGGGAAATGGAGGAAACAACTTGTTTAGCTTTGATGAGTCATTTTAAGTTTATGGCTGGAATGAATGTCGGAGAAAAGCGTCGTACCCAGCAGGGGGCTTGTGATTATGATTATGAAAATGGAAGGGTTTCGCTGCGCTTATCAACAGTAGGTGATTACCGAGGAAAAGAAAGCATGGTTATCCGTTTTTTATATGACAAGGAGCGAAAGCAGCAATTTTGGTTTGATGCCTTAAATCGTGTGCGGAAGAATATCAAAGGCAGAGGTCTCTACCTATTTTCAGGACCAGTTGGTTCTGGTAAAACTACCTTAATGTATCATCTTGCTAGGTTAACATTTCATGACCAGCAAATTGTAACGATTGAAGATCCGGTGGAAATCAAGCAAGAGGACATGTTACAGTTGCAGTTAAATGAAGCAATCGGTGCAACCTATGACAATTTAATCAAGTTGTCTTTACGGCATAGACCAGACTTGCTCATTATCGGAGAAATACGTGATACTGAAACAGCCCGTGCAGTCATTCGAGCTAGTCTGACAGGTGTGACTATTTTTTCGACAGTCCATAGTAAGAGTATACCAGGGGTCTATCAACGGATGATAGAGCTAGGAGTGAGTAGTGATGAGCTTCGACAGGCATTGCAAGGTATTTTTTATCAACGTTTAATTGGGGGAGGAGGTATTGTAGATGTTGCTACAAAAGATTATCAGATGCATTCCGCAGAAGAATGGAATCGGCAAATTGAAGCACTTTTTGAATCAGGATATATCAGTCTTCGTCAAGCAGAGGCCGAGAAAATTGTCCTTGATACGACAGCGTAA
- the comGB gene encoding competence type IV pilus assembly protein ComGB: protein MGKLKHFLNQDISVFVKQRPRKLSLIRQRKVIELFHNLFISGFHLVEIVDFLKRSQLLADCYTTILSQGLLAGKTFSALLSDLQFSETVVTQVALAEVHGKLELSLSNIQDYLSNLMKIRKKLVEVATYPVILLVFLLAIMLGLKNYLLPQLEEENGLTKMIDNLPIFFLTLLGTGLVITLLLKYWYEKSEKVKTISLLVRLPFLGKLMQLYLTAYYAREWGNLIGQGLEMSQISDLMQQQSSSLFRGLGSQLEKALENGTSFEEHIRSYSFFRRELSLIIEYGQVKAKLGHELAVYADECWEEFFTKIQTYMQFIQPIVFLFVALIIVLIYAAMLLPIYQQMEI from the coding sequence ATCGGCAAATTGAAGCACTTTTTGAATCAGGATATATCAGTCTTCGTCAAGCAGAGGCCGAGAAAATTGTCCTTGATACGACAGCGTAAAGTGATTGAGTTGTTCCACAATCTATTTATAAGTGGCTTTCACTTGGTTGAAATTGTTGATTTTTTAAAAAGAAGTCAATTGTTAGCAGATTGTTATACGACTATTTTGTCGCAGGGCTTACTGGCAGGGAAAACCTTTTCTGCTTTACTGTCAGATTTGCAATTTTCAGAAACAGTTGTGACGCAAGTAGCTTTAGCTGAGGTGCATGGAAAGCTAGAGTTAAGTTTGTCAAATATCCAAGATTATTTATCGAATCTGATGAAGATTCGGAAAAAATTAGTGGAAGTAGCAACCTATCCAGTTATCCTGCTCGTATTTTTACTTGCCATTATGTTAGGCTTGAAAAATTATCTATTACCACAACTGGAAGAAGAAAATGGTCTGACAAAAATGATTGATAATCTTCCAATTTTCTTTTTGACCTTGCTTGGAACAGGTCTTGTCATTACTCTACTCTTGAAATATTGGTATGAAAAATCCGAGAAGGTAAAAACCATTAGTCTTTTGGTACGATTACCATTTTTAGGAAAATTGATGCAGTTGTATCTGACAGCTTATTACGCTCGTGAATGGGGAAATCTAATCGGTCAAGGTCTTGAAATGTCTCAGATTAGTGATTTGATGCAGCAGCAGTCATCTAGCTTGTTTCGTGGTCTAGGAAGTCAACTGGAAAAAGCTCTCGAAAATGGAACATCGTTTGAAGAGCATATTCGAAGTTACTCATTTTTTAGGAGAGAGTTGAGTCTGATTATCGAGTATGGGCAGGTAAAAGCCAAGTTAGGGCATGAATTAGCCGTTTATGCCGATGAATGCTGGGAGGAATTTTTCACCAAGATTCAGACCTACATGCAGTTCATTCAGCCTATAGTCTTTCTATTTGTAGCGCTCATTATTGTTTTAATTTATGCCGCTATGTTATTACCTATTTATCAACAAATGGAGATTTAG
- the comGC gene encoding competence type IV pilus major pilin ComGC: MKKVQKATVKAFTLIEMLVVLLIISVLLLLFVPNLSKQKEAVKQTGNAAVVKVVESQAELYELQHKEEASLAKLRDSGALTDEQVKAYNDYYEKNPNKSRTVNP; this comes from the coding sequence ATGAAAAAAGTACAAAAAGCAACAGTAAAAGCATTTACTCTTATTGAAATGTTAGTGGTGCTACTCATTATTAGTGTTCTTCTCTTATTATTTGTTCCAAATTTGAGCAAGCAAAAAGAAGCAGTCAAGCAGACAGGCAATGCAGCAGTTGTAAAAGTTGTAGAGAGCCAAGCAGAGTTGTATGAACTACAACACAAGGAAGAAGCAAGTTTAGCAAAACTGCGTGATTCAGGGGCTCTTACAGATGAGCAAGTAAAGGCCTATAATGACTATTATGAAAAAAATCCAAACAAATCTCGTACGGTCAATCCTTAA
- the comGD gene encoding competence type IV pilus minor pilin ComGD — protein sequence MVLFVVSFLTILLSSSVHQIVDATKEQLFFLEFEHLYKSSQKLSVVSQQAVTLELTTHQISNGYETVLVPSSIELDKERRILFDRNGGNSSLEKIEFSVGNKTIRYQLYLGSGNYKKTEK from the coding sequence GTGGTGTTATTTGTTGTCAGTTTTCTAACGATTCTCTTATCCAGTTCGGTTCATCAGATAGTTGATGCTACAAAAGAACAGCTATTTTTTCTGGAATTTGAACATCTCTACAAATCAAGTCAGAAGTTGTCAGTAGTTTCACAACAAGCTGTTACACTTGAACTAACAACACATCAGATTTCGAACGGTTATGAGACTGTGTTAGTGCCCTCCTCGATTGAGCTTGACAAAGAACGGCGTATCTTATTTGATCGGAATGGAGGAAATTCATCGTTAGAGAAAATTGAATTTTCAGTAGGGAATAAGACAATCAGATATCAATTATATTTAGGGAGTGGAAATTATAAAAAAACAGAAAAATAA
- the comGE gene encoding competence type IV pilus minor pilin ComGE: MEIIKKQKNKAYILLESLVALAIFSMITSLLLSEIIHARRWQEKEWKKQEVLLVAKMAVQTRQSQLDLNGVAVRVERDSRHIRVLHNGEEVLYVEKE; encoded by the coding sequence GTGGAAATTATAAAAAAACAGAAAAATAAGGCCTATATCTTGTTAGAAAGTCTAGTAGCTTTAGCTATTTTTTCAATGATTACAAGTTTGCTACTATCTGAAATCATTCATGCTAGAAGGTGGCAGGAAAAAGAATGGAAAAAGCAGGAGGTGCTGTTAGTAGCTAAGATGGCTGTTCAAACAAGACAGAGCCAACTTGATTTGAATGGAGTGGCTGTTAGGGTAGAGCGAGATAGTCGCCATATACGAGTATTGCATAATGGAGAGGAGGTGCTTTATGTGGAAAAAGAGTAA
- the comGF gene encoding competence type IV pilus minor pilin ComGF, with amino-acid sequence MWKKSKVSAFTLLECLVALLVLSGSLLVFEGLTKLIHHELIYQETGLEKKWLVFADQLRYEFEGVRLVKVENNRLYVDKLGQQLSFGKSKSDDFRKTNDKGQGYQPMLYQVASVAIHQERDIVQIDITFDNGWERSFVYRFKEKV; translated from the coding sequence ATGTGGAAAAAGAGTAAAGTGTCTGCCTTTACTCTCTTAGAATGCCTAGTGGCTTTGCTTGTTTTGTCAGGAAGTTTACTGGTTTTTGAGGGATTGACTAAGCTGATACATCATGAGTTGATTTATCAAGAAACAGGTTTAGAAAAAAAGTGGCTGGTTTTTGCAGATCAATTGCGCTATGAGTTTGAGGGAGTTCGTTTGGTTAAGGTGGAAAACAATCGCCTGTATGTTGATAAATTAGGGCAGCAACTATCCTTTGGCAAATCAAAATCAGATGATTTTCGAAAAACCAATGATAAAGGCCAAGGCTATCAGCCGATGCTATATCAGGTTGCCTCTGTCGCTATTCACCAAGAACGAGACATAGTTCAGATTGATATTACTTTTGACAATGGTTGGGAGAGAAGTTTTGTTTATCGTTTTAAAGAAAAAGTGTAG
- the comGG gene encoding competence type IV pilus minor pilin ComGG encodes MVYAVLMLAIFSLLLQFYLHSQLSEARLALASQEGTDAYLMAEWTADIACQEKQKKMQDREVSAESQERLEEKEGEVRKKEQPKSKGMTTKELKKNSEVQGTVQFSQGQSHYQSENDFVRVRVTTLAGHDFSYSFPLSSEK; translated from the coding sequence ATGGTGTATGCAGTACTCATGCTAGCAATTTTCAGCTTATTGTTACAATTCTATCTGCATTCTCAATTGTCAGAGGCAAGGCTTGCTCTAGCAAGTCAAGAAGGAACAGATGCCTATTTGATGGCGGAATGGACTGCGGATATTGCTTGCCAAGAAAAGCAAAAAAAGATGCAGGATAGAGAAGTTTCTGCGGAATCCCAAGAAAGGTTAGAAGAAAAAGAAGGAGAAGTGCGAAAGAAAGAGCAGCCGAAATCAAAAGGAATGACGACTAAGGAATTGAAGAAAAATAGTGAGGTTCAGGGAACGGTACAGTTTTCGCAAGGACAGTCACACTATCAGTCGGAAAATGACTTCGTTCGTGTAAGGGTTACAACGCTGGCTGGGCATGATTTTTCCTATTCTTTTCCTCTGTCTAGCGAAAAATAA
- a CDS encoding type II toxin-antitoxin system HicB family antitoxin produces MLVTYPALFYYDDTDGTNVPYFVHFPDIDGSGTQGADIADAMAMASDWLGINLAHYIENGQDLPQPADINSLSLAENDPFKDDEELRMVYDPNKSFVSMVVVDVAEYLGSQEPIKKTLTIPRWADTLGRELGLNFSQTLTDAIADKKLQA; encoded by the coding sequence ATGTTAGTTACTTATCCAGCCTTATTTTATTATGATGATACAGATGGGACTAACGTGCCTTACTTTGTACATTTTCCAGACATTGATGGTTCAGGCACTCAAGGGGCGGATATCGCGGACGCTATGGCAATGGCTAGTGACTGGCTAGGTATCAATTTGGCGCATTATATCGAGAACGGTCAAGACCTACCGCAGCCGGCAGACATCAACAGCCTTTCACTTGCAGAGAATGACCCATTCAAAGATGACGAAGAATTGAGAATGGTCTATGACCCTAATAAATCATTTGTTTCTATGGTTGTTGTGGACGTTGCCGAATACCTAGGCAGTCAAGAACCCATCAAAAAGACATTAACTATCCCACGTTGGGCGGATACTTTGGGGCGTGAGTTGGGTTTAAACTTCTCACAGACACTAACAGATGCTATCGCAGATAAGAAATTGCAAGCCTAG
- a CDS encoding type II toxin-antitoxin system HicA family toxin produces the protein MPMTQKEMVKLLIANGWTKTKGGKGSHVKMEKQGERPITVPHGELNKYTERGIRKQAGI, from the coding sequence ATGCCGATGACACAAAAAGAGATGGTGAAACTCCTAATCGCTAATGGTTGGACAAAGACCAAGGGCGGTAAAGGCTCCCATGTCAAAATGGAAAAGCAAGGAGAAAGACCCATCACAGTCCCGCATGGTGAGCTGAATAAGTACACCGAACGTGGGATAAGAAAGCAAGCGGGCATTTAG